TGGTATTAATGAAATATTAAATCAATTAGTTGGACTATTAGAAAAACTACTAGAATTGCTTAAGTCTTCTAAAGGTGGCGGCCAACCTGATGCCGGTAAAGGAACCGACCCAGCTAAAGGAACTGACCCAGCTAAAGGAACCGACCCAACAAAAGGAACCGACCCAGCTAAAGGAACTGACCCAAGTAAAGGTGTTGGTGGTCAAGACAAACAAATCGGTGAAATTATTCAAGCTTTAGAGAAAATTATTGAGCAACTTAAGCAATTACAAGGTCAAGGTAAAGATGGTGGTGATGTATCAAAAACACAAGCTCAAGATACTTTAGCAGCTAAAATGTCAACAATGAGAGTTTAACTTCCTCGCAAATCTCTCCTCTCATAACCTCTCACTCAGTAAAAGCACAAATTCTAACAGGTGATTAATCTCACCTGTTATTTTTTTTTGATAAGTAAATTTTTAATAGAATAAAGTAGTAAATATTAGTTAGTATTTATTACTTTATTCTATTTTGAGAGATTTTAATTAGTTAGCATTAGTTGCGGGACGAGTAGTTTTTTTGACTTCCTTAAAATCTTCTTGAGGTTCTTCTGGGAAGAGTCTATCAATTATAGGAATATTTAAGGCTTTGCGTACTTCTTGATTGATTCGTTCACATAGTTCTGGGTTTTGTTGTAATGAGTTCTTTACATTATCACGGCCTTGACCCAAACGTTCACCTTTATAAGAGAACCATGCGCCACTTTTATCAACAATTTTATTTTCTACAGCTAAATCTAAAATATCACCTGCGCGGGAAATACCTTGACCATACATAATATCAAACTCTGTTTCCTTAAATGGAGGAGCAACTTTGTTTTTTACAACTTTGACACGAGTACGATTACCTACGATATTTTCCCCGTCTTTAATTGGGCCAACTCTACGAATTTCAATACGTACAGAAGCATAGAATTTTAATGCTCGACCGCCAGTAGTTGTTTCTGGCGAGCCAAACATAACACCAATTTTTTCACGAATTTGATTAATAAAGATTAAACAAGTATTTGAGCGAGATACAGCAGCAGTAAGTTTACGCATTGCTTGTGACATTAAGCGAGCTTGTAGTCCTGGTAAATTATCTCCCATATCTCCATCTAATTCAGCACGGGGTACAAGTGCTGCTACTGAATCAATAACTATTACATCAAATGCTCCTGAACGGCATAATTGTTCTGTAATTTCTAGGGCTTGTTCGCCGCTATCAGGTTGGGAGATAAATAATTCTTTAGTATTAACGCCCAATTTTTCAGCATATTCTGAATCCATTGCATGTTCAGCGTCTATATAAGCTGCATTTCCTCCAAGGCGTTGGGCCTCGGCTACTACATGTAATGCTAAAGTAGTTTTACCAGAACTTTCTGGCCCATAAACTTCTGTAATACGACCGCGAGGAAAACCGCCAATACCAACAGCAGCATCGATGCTTAAACAAGTAGAAGAGATTGCTAAAACATCAGAAACTTTTTTATCGCCTAAGCGCATAATAGCACCTTTACCAAATTGTTTTTCAATTTGTGCAATAGCTGCTTCTATTACTTTACTACGTTCTGTTTTAAAGTCTGCCATAATTGTTGCCTTTCATTGTTTTTATTGATTTTTGGGCGTTTTGCCAATAAATTCTTATTAATAAAGTATATAGTGAAATATAAGCAAAAGGTGTCCAAAAGTCAAGCGATAAGTGCAGAAGAAAAATTTTTATTGAGTTTGGAATGAATAGACGTAAAAATTCTTATTTTTATGTATGCAAATTAGCTAATAATACTACTAATTTGCAGGTGGTTTAGTAAGTTGGTTTTCTAGTTCTTGTTTTTTATTCTTGCGTTGTTGTTCAAGGGTATTTTCTAAATCAGTTAATTTAGTTTTTAGTTGATTAATTTGGCTTTGTATTTGTTCTTTATCATATTCTTGTTCATTGATTTTAATAGACTTACTATAAATTTGATTTCCTTTATCATCAATAGAAGTAACATCAAACAAAGGAACTGCTGCTTGAAATTGTTCTAGTTCTTTTAGCACTTTGCTACGTTCTGTTAAGGTTTCTTTTTCTCCTTCATAAGTAGCTAATTTTTCTGAAGCTTTTTTGAGGGCTTGTTCACGACGATAGCGGTCTAATTCGCCAGCAGGTAGCCCAATAATATCTAATTCTCCTTCTGGAACTTCTGTTAGTTCTGCAATTGGTAGTTTAAAGCCCCCCGTACCACGTTTTGCTTGATAACTTAGAGGAATACCTAAAATAGTACGTTTATAATCAACTCTAATGATTACTTGTTGTTGTGGAGGATCAACCGTAATATGTATGTCTTCTTTAGGAACTTCTAAACCTCTTTGTTCAATAGCAGAATTAATGCGTTTACGTAGGGTTTTTATGGTAATGTTTGAATCACCTAATACTATTCTAAGATCATCTTCTAGTAAGCGTCTTTGAGAATACTGCATAGTAAAATTAACAATAATATAAATTAATAGCGTAGCAACACAAAGTTCTATAAATCTTCTTAAAAAGCGTTGACCTGCTTGTTGTTCCTCTGAACGCTTTTCATCTACTTGAATTTGTTCTAAAGGTTGAAAGACATTAGGGTTAATTTCTTCTATTATTTGTCGAAAATTACTTATAGAACCAATATCTTGCCAAGAATTTTTACCCTGTCTTGCTCTATGAGTATGGCGTAAGCGACCAACACGAATCATTGCTTCTATATCTGCTGCTGTTTGGTTTTCATAAATAAAACCATTTATATCAATATCCCAATTTTTATCTGTTGCTAAATTAGTGGTTTGATATAAAGTTTCATTTTGGCTAGATGATTTAGTAGCAGAATTACTTGAGTTAGTAGTATCACTATCTACTTGAATAGTTTCTATTTCTGAAGAGCTTAGAGCTTTAGACTTAGCATAATTTTCTGTGACATAATTTAGCATCTCACTACCATCTAACATTACTAACGGATCTAAAGCAACATCATTGGAATTACTATTTTTGGATGGTTGGCTAGATTGAGCAGAAAGGGTTTTTTCTTCTTGACGTAAGGGTGAGGAATCTTGTTGATAAGCAATAGTGTTAGTATTTTCTTTATTTTCTAGCTTTTCTGGTATAGCTTCAATTACAACATCTGCTCCGATGGCTCTTAACTTTTCAGCATATTTAGTTGCTTCTTGTTGTGAAGAAGTCTTTTTACGCTTAATTTACGCCCTTTTAAGAGTTCTTGAGCGTTTGTTTGAGAAATTCCAAAACTACGTTGTAAGCCATCTAATAAGCGTGCGCGACCGCTTTCAGAATTATCTAATACTCCTTGAAAAACCACTCTCCATTGAGCCGGCTCGTTAGATGCTATTTTTCCCGAATTTGAAAGACCAGAAATTGCTAAAGCTGCTTCTAGTTGGCTTGCTAATTCTGAGGCACTTTGTTGACGGCGTGAAGGTTGTTTTTCTAATGCACGCATAACTACATGAGAGATTGGTTCTGGGATATTCGGATAAAGTTTATTTAGCGGTTGTGGGTCTTTGGTGACATGTTGAACAATAATTGCTGGAGCAGAAGCCGCTTGAAAAGGAACATGCCCTGCAAGCATTTCATAAGTCATTACACCTAAAGAATAAATATCCGATAAATGATCTACAGTACCTCCACTACATTGTTCAGGAGACATATAATGAGGTGTACCTAATACACTATCAGTTTTAGTAATTTGTGTTAACTGTTGTGTATCTCTAAGTTTAGCAATGCCAAAATCTAGCACTTTTGCTACTTCCTGACCATCAATAATTTCAATCATTACATTGTCAGGCTTTAAGTCTCGGTGAACAATATTAGCGCGATGTGCTGCTGCAATTCCAGCACAAATTTGTTTTGCTAAATTTACAGTTCTTTCAGCAGAGAGGCGTTTTTCACGTTCTAAAATTTTTCTTAAAGTAGGGCCATCAACATATTCCATTACTAAATAAACAATACCTGTTTCAGTTTGCCCAAAGTCTGTTACAGGAACTGCATTAGGGTGTTTAATCCGACCAGATGTTATAGCTTCTCTTTTAAATCGTTCATAACAAGTTGGATCTTCTGTCATATCACGAGAAAGCACTTTGATTGCAACTTGTTTGTTAATTGTTATATGTTGAGCAGTGTAGACAGATCCCATTCCACCGCGACCAATTCGACGTTCTATTTTATATTTATTGTCTAAGGTTAGTCCTATTAATAAATCGCTAGCAGTTTTCTTAAAAATCAATTCTTTGCCATCTTTAGGACAAACTATGCGGTTATCTTCAAATTCCTGTTTGCAGGCAGGACAAATTTTCATATTTACCTCAAGATAGAGCTATAATTTATGTGCTAGCAAGCTTTAATAAAATATTTAATAAAAATACTCTATATTATTACCAAAAACTAATTTTAAGCAGAAATCTTTGTTGTGTCTGCAATTATTTTTGTTATTTATAACATTATTGGGGTAGATAAAATCTAGTTTCAATTTGTTTATAGTTAATAATTGGTTAGTTTTTAACAAAATGATAAATAAAAATTTTGTGAGGTTGAAAATGTCTGTTACCAAAGAGCAATTTAAACAAACAATGAGTAATTGGGCAAGCGGTATTACTATTATTACTACTTGTAGAGAAGAAGGACTATTAGCTATGACAGCTAGTTCATTTACTTCTTTATCTATTGAACCACCTTTTAATACTAGTAGCAGTAAATAAAAATAGCCGCACTCATAAGCAAATACTTCAGCAAGAAGCCTTTGGAGTAATGATCTTGGCACTTGGACAAGAAGAGATTTCTAATTCTGGGGCTGGTTTTTATGGTGAAGAAGGAAATTTCTTGGTTGGAGTTGCTTATCATAAAGAAATAACAGGTGCGCCAATTTTAGATCAATGTTTAGCTTGGATGGATTGTTCTTTATATACCACTTGTGATGCAGGAGATCATACAATTTTTATTGGTAAACTAGAAGCTGTAGGATCTCAAAGCGGTGAACCTCTACTTTGGTATGGTCGAGGATATTATAAAATTAGTAAAATAGATTAATAAATAATCTAACATAATATTAATAAATAACCTAAAAAAAGAAAAAATATTATAGATAAAAATATAGAAGTATTAACACCATTAAGTAATCAAAAACACTTAAAAATAGCTTTGATAGCAACAGCTTTGTTAATGCCAATAATAGGATTAATACTTTATCAAGGCTACTCTACCAATCAACTAATAGAAATATTTGCAGGTGTTTATGGTGTAGTAGTTTTAATATTAGCCATAAACATAATGTACAAACAACTAAATAATCCAGAAAAATTGATTATTAATGAAACAGGAATTATTTATGAGTTTCTAAATATTAAATTTAGGATAGGTTGGGAAGATATTGAAACTGTTAAGTTTGATGGAAAAAAGTAATTTATATAAAGGCTAATTCACCAGAAAAAGTAGCTGCTAATTCGTTAATTTTGCAGGAAAAGGCTGTAGGCAGAACAAATTTTAATCCCTATACAAAACAACTAGTAAAGAAAACTTTTTCCTTTAAAAATCCTTGGGTAAAAAACAAAGAAGAACTAGCAAAACTCTTAAAAGAATCTAATAAGCAAAATGCTTACACAATAGCTATTCCTTTTTTAGAATCTTCAGAAATAGCAGAAAAAATTTATAATCAAATACACCAAAAACATATTAATTTTCAACCTCAATATAAATCTGCTTTTTTGTCAGCACAAACAAATGAAGCAAATGCTGATGATTTTGCTAGAGCAAAACAAAGAGAAATAAAATATGAGTAAAAACATAAAACAGTAAGTTAAATTTTATTTAAACAAATTTTTATTACTAAATGTTTATCTTCAGCATCAAATCCTAACAAGTTTATTAATTAAATACTCGAAACCAATAAATCTTTATAGTAAGATTTATTGACCCTAAAATTGCTCACAGAAAGTTTTAGTGCTAAAACTAAACAATATTTAGAAAATATCTATGGTATTTTGTAATAAAAGTGGATACTTAAAATTTATCAGCCAGATGTTGATAAGTTTTTGCGCGTTACTAGTAATAAGCTTTAGTGCTTATTCTCAACAAGGTGGGAGAACTTATACAGGGGATAGTAAAATAAAGACTCCACCTCCAACTAAACCCAATAATCCAACTAAACCCAATAACACAACTAAACCCAATAACGCAAAACCTAAGCCAACAGTAGATAAGCCTATAGAAAAATTTACTGCACCTGCTAACTTAAAAATACCAGAATTAGTTTTAATTAAATCTGGTGGTTTTATGATGGGGTCAAAAAGTTCTCGGGCTGATGAACAACCAATGCACAATGTTGAGTTAGGGGAATATGAAATTAGCAAATATGAAATTAGTAATAAGGAATTTGAAATTTTTGCTAGTGCTACTAATTATGTAACTCAACCAGAGCAAGAAAAATCTCCTGTTTGCTGGAGAGATTATTTTACTCCTGATAGAGAAAACTACCCTGTAGTTTTAGTAAGTTGGCAAGATGCAATGGCTTATTGTAAATGGCTTTCGGCTGTTACGGGAAAAACTTATCGACTTCCTACAGAGGCAGAATGGGAATATGCTGCTCGTGGAGGAACAACAAAAGCCTATTCTTGGGGTGATGAAATTGATCCAGAACAGGCAAACTATGATAGCAATGCAGAAAGAGGTTTGATTGCTGGGGTGGTGTTAGATTTTATTGAACCTGTTGATAGCTATTCTGCTAATGGATATGGATTACACAATGTTTCTGGCAATGTTGCTGAATGGTGTTATGACTGGTTTGATGCAGATTATTATAAAAACTCTCCTTCTAAAAATCCTGTTGGGCCAGAAAAAGGATTTTATAAGGCTATTAGGGGAGGAAGTTGGGTAAGTTCAGCAGATATTTGTAGAGTTAGTCGACGTAGTAATAATAGTAGTACTTTTACGGCTCCTTATCTTGGATTTCGTATAGTTAAAATAAATTAAGGTAAATCAATGGTTACTAGGGTTTTAATTGAAAATCTTAACTCAAATAGAACAGTTGCAGACATTAATAAAATGTTACAAAACTACGGGCCAATAGCCTGGATTTTTATTGAGCTTGATGTTAATACAAATATGCCTTGGGGTTACGCCTATGCTGCTTTGGTTAATGATGAAAAGGCTAGAATTTTGGTAGCTGATTCTTTAGAAACCTCCTTAGATGTGGGTAATGATAGAAGCCCTTTAAGATTACGTCGCGTTGAGTCAGGCCCAGATAGTTATACTGATAAAAGCTCAATACTTACTTGTCCAAAAGAATATGTTTTTTCTGCTAGTAGCTTAATTCTTAATGATGTTCCTGCTAAAACTACAGTTTTTTTAGATGGTATTACTAAAGCCTATGTTGAAGTAAAATCTAAATTAGAAATTACTAGCCTTTTACCAGGTAAATACAAATTAGTAGTAAAAGATGATAAAAACTTTCTTTTTCAACAAGAAATACAAATTCTACCTCTAAAAGTAACTGAACTAACTGTTGAAAAAGATAAAGACAACCAAACGTTACCTTTTAATACAATTCTTAAAAAAGAAGAGAAAAAAAATCTAATTATAAGTATTTAGTAGCATTAATAGGTATTCTTATCTTAGCGACTAGTTATTATTACTATAATGTAACTAAAACAAATAAAATAGTTGTAGACCTTCCACCACCTCCACCACCTCCAAAGGGGATGGTTTATGTGCCTGCTACAAGATTTGTTATGGGACGTAATACTAGTAAAGATCCACTAGGGTTTGAAATACCTGCTCATGCTACGGCTGTAAAACAAGAATTTTTTATTGATAAAACAGAAGTTACTAATGGGCAATATGCTGAATTTGTTACTGCAACTGGACATGAGAGTCCGCCTAATTGGAAAGCTAAATTACCATCAAAAGATATCTTAAATTTGCCTGTTACTTTTGTTAGTTGGCAAGATGCTGTTGATTATTGTCAATGGCGTACCTACAAGGATCGTCCATGTCGGCTACCGCAAGAAGTTGAATGGGAATTAGCTGCAAGAGGTTCAGATAGTTATATTTATCCTTGGGGAAATGAATGGCGTGATAAATTAGCAAATGCCAATAAAATAAATGATAAATTGTTGACTGTTGGACAAAATCCAGCTAATGCAAGCCCTTTTGGTGCTTTGGATATGGTTGGAAATGTTTGGGAGTGGGTTTATAACGATTTAGAACTCTATGAATTAAGCAAAGCACCTGCTCAACCAGGGGTTAAAGTAATTCGTGGAGGTGCATTTGATAGCGATAAAGAAGAGGCGACAGGAAGTTTTCGAGGCTTTTTAATTCCAAATAAAAGAGAGTATGACCGAACAGGTTTTCGCTGTGTTTGTGATGTTGTTAGGGGACAAAATTAAATTGTCCCCGCCTGAAAACAAAATAAAAATATTTGTATAAACTATGCAAACAAACTATTTACATAATCTTCTGGTGAGAACTCTACTAAATCATTAATCCCTTCACCAATACCAACATAACGAATAGGAATCCCTAGATCTTTAGCAATTGCTACTACAATACCACCCTTAGCAGTTCCATCTAATTTAGTTAAAACAATACCTGTAACAGGGACTGTTTTAGTAAATTGACGCGCTTGTTCTAAGCCGTTTTGACCTGTAACAGCATCTACAACTAATAAAACTTCATGAGGTGCAGAAGGAACTTCACGCGCAGCAACACGCTTCATTTTTTCTAGTTCTGCCATTAAATTAGATTTATTATGTAGTCGTCCGGCAGTATCAACAATTAAGACATCTGCATCACGGGATTTTGCTGCTGCTAAAGAATCATATAAAACTGCTGCTGGATCAGTGCCTTTTTTCTGTTGAATTAATGGGACACCAGTTCTTTCTGCCCAAATTGCTAATTGATCACTAGCTGCGGCTCTAAAAGTATCAGCAGCACAAATTAAAACTTCATTTCCTTCCGCCTTAATTCGATTAGTTAATTTACCAATAGTTGTAGTTTTACCAACTCCATTAACCCCAACAATCATCATTACATACGGGCGAACATCTAGATTAACTTCTGCCTCTGATTTTATGCCTCTGGTTTTAGTACCTTTAAGAATTTCTAATAGATTATCCTTAACGATTCTTTTTAGTTCATCAAAATTATTTATTTCTTTTCGGTCTATTTTTTTACGTGCATTTTCAATAATTTCGAGTGTAGTTTGTACTCCAATATCTGCTCCAATAAGTGCTTCTTCTAGGCTATCTAGCACTTCAGCATCAATAACTTTTTTACCTTTAATAACGTCTTCTAAACGCCCCATTAAATTTTCGCTAGTGCGATTAAGGGATGCCTTCCAGCGTTGAAAACGAGTTTGTTTTTCTATTTCTTCAGAAATGACTTTTGGTTGTGTTGCTAGGCTTGTAGCAGTTTCACCTTCAGATTGACCCCATCCAAAACGCTGCCAAAAACTTTTCTTTTCCTGCTCTGGAACGCGAACTATCGGTGTTTGGGGAAGTTCTGTTATAGCAGGTTCGCTTATTGTTGTTGGTTGGGCTGAGTCGGCTTGTTGACCTTTAAAAAGCTTCTGAAAAAAGCCTCCCTTTTGTTCTGGACTAGTAGCAGATGTAACGGGTGTTGAATCAGAAGAAATATTTACATCAATAGCAGGTTGATCTTGTGTTGTTTGTGGACTTTGTTGAGTTTCTGCTACGGGAGCAGTTTCTTCTTGTTTTTTTGTGCGCTTCCAAAAAAGTGCCATAATTCCTCAATGATTTTTAATGTAAATCTAAGATTTTGCAAAGATTATAATATAAAAATATTATTTTCCTTGCTTAAGATTGCAACTATTTGCTTACAAACTAGGTAAAGTAAATTTTACTAGATCTTTAGCTAGCGTAATTTGACCCGTGTAAAATTTTTGACATTGGGCAATTAAATCTGTGGTCTCACACATTGGATAAAAATGACTTAAAACCAAGTGTTTAACTTTTGCTTGTTGAGCAATTTTTCCTGCAAGAGAGGGAGTTAAATGTCCCTGAATTTTTTGTTCATCTGGTGTTGAACATTCTAAAACAGCAATATCTGCCATTTCGCATAAAGAAATAATATTTTCACAATAATCTGTGTCCCCTGAATAAGTTATTGTGCCAGAAGGCGTTTCTATACGATAACCTAAAGCTGGATAGGAATGATTTACTAGTTGTGCTGTGACTTGATAGTTAGAAAAATTTACTTTAACAAGAGATTCTTTAGCGTCAAGTTCTGTAAGTTTTAGCTCATAATCTTTAGATATTAGCCAATTACCAAAAGTGTCTATTAATTTTTGATGGTGATTTTTAATTCCTATTGGGCCAACTATCTCTAAAATTTCTGAACGACTATAGCCAGGTATTCGTGAACCAAATAAAATTGCTACTAGATCACAAATATGATCAGGATGAAAATGAGAGACAAAGACTTTATTTAGACTAGTTAGGGAATGTCCTGCTTGGGCAAGTTTTCTACTTGAACCTGGCCCGCAATCAAACATTAGTTTTTCTTCTCCAACTGTAACTAAATAACTGGCTGCTCCACGATCGGCAGTAGGAACAGCCGTTCCAGAACCAAGAATTGTTAATTCTACTTTCACTAAAATATATCCTTACTAGCACTAGAGTTTTGCAAATTAAGTCTATTGTCTACAATGGCTTGACAAAAGCTAGTAGTTGCTAAAATAATTTGCCAACTTAAATTATCTGACACTTTGAGGTTATTATCAAAAAAATAGTTTATTCCACTAATATTAATCAGTTAAAGGTATTTCGACGGGGCAAAGTTCGGGATGTTTATGAAGTCAATCCAGAACAATTACTTATAATTGCTAGCGATCGTATTTCTGCTTTTGATTGTATTTTGCCAAATGCAATTCCAGATAAAGGTGTTTTACTAACACAAATTTCTTTATTTTGGTTTGAATTTCTAAAAGATATTGTTGCCAACCACCTAATTACTACAGAGATAAAAGATTATCCATCAGAAATACAGAAATATAGAGATGATTTAATAGGTCGTTCTATGCTAGTTAAACGTACCAAAGCCATTTCAATTGAATGTGTAGCACGAGGCTATTTAGCGGGATCTGGCTTAAAGGAATATCAAAAAGCAGGTTCTGTTTGTGGTATAAAATTACCTACAGGGTTAGTAGAATCAGACTCATTGCCAGAAGTAATTTTTACTCCTGCTACAAAAGCCGAGTCAGGACATGATGAAAATATTTCAGAGAAACAAATGTCTAATTTAATTGGGGAAGAACTAACTAAAAAACTAAAAGAGTTAACTGTGACTATTTATCAAAAAGCGTCCCAATATGCTTTAACAAAAGGTATTATTATTGCTGATACTAAGTTAGAATTTGGTTTATTAGATGACCAAATTATTTTAATTGATGAAGTTTTAACCCCAGATTCTTCAAGATTTTGGCCTGCTCATAGTTATACAAAGGGCCGTAGCCAGTCGTCTTTTGATAAACAATTTGTTCGTGATTACTTGGAGACTCTGGATTGGGATAAAACTCCTCCAGCACCAGACTTGCCCTCAGAAATTATTGCTGCTACCAGCAGAAAATACCATGAAGCTTACGGCCAGTTAACTGGTTTAAGTTTGCCAACTTAGGATTTTTCATGCGAGATAAATTAGAAAACTTAATTGATGAAATGATAGAAAATGGTATCCTTTTTGAAGATGCCATTGCAGAATTTGAAAAAGTGTTTATTCTAAAAATACTTACAATACATCATGGCAATATCTCTAAAGCTAGCGAACAATTGCACATCCATAGAAACACTTTAAGTAAACGCCTAGAAAAATATAATGAACAATTAGTAGAAAATAAAAACTTTTCTGTTAGCAAAATTAAATTTATTAAGTAATTATTATCTACAAAACTTCTGTTTTTAGGAGATAACTATAATGTTACGCATAAGCCTCTTAGTAGGTATAATTGCTATACTTTTAAGCTTTACTCTTTCTGTAATAGCACAAGAAAAATATGATGTACGTCAGATAAAGTTTGTGGTATATGACAAAAGTGGTTATGCATGGAATGACACAACTGCTATTTTAGGTGTTAGGTTAGATGCTACTAAAACAGATACATTACAAGATCAAGAACTTACTGCTAGCACTACTACTTATTCAGTAGGGGCCGAATATCAACGCTTTGGCTTAAAACAAGATGCTAGTGGTAATGTTTATGCGGATGTTAATTTTATTGTCTACAAAAATGTTGATGAACTTATTTACTATGAAATTGCACTCCTAAAAAAAGAAGGTGATAAATACATAGCAATTCCTTTAACTAATCGTAGTTATGCTATTAGTCGCACTACTCCTGATAAATACTTAATCAATACAACTATTTTTCGACCTTTGCTTTTAACAGATTGGGCAATTTACATTGGAATAATGATAGCAAGTCTTGGTTTTATCTATTTCTCTATCTTTCGTTGGTTATTTACTATTTTGCTTTTTAAGCATAATTGGCCCGTAAGTCGTGCAGAATATTTCACTACATCACTAAGTTTATTACTAGTCTTAGGTGTTTTTGCTTTGCTAATGGTGCTATTCTTACCACAAACTATAGTTGTATGGACAGTGCTAGTAGTTTTAACAGTCTTTTGGGCAGGTCATCTGTGACCTGGGCATTATCTTAAGTATAAAACAATAAAGTATATGATAAGTCATGACAGAATATTTAAGGAATTATTAACAGTATTTTTTATAGATTTTATAGAACTCTTCTTTCCAAAAGTAGCTAACTATTTGGAAAAAGACAGTATAGTATTTTTAGATAAAGAAGTATTTACTGATATTGTAAAGGGTGAAACCCACGAAGTAGATATTGTTGTAAAAGGAAAGTTTGTTGGCAAAGAAGCCTTTTTCTTGCTTCATTTAGAAAGTCAGGCACAACAGCAAGCAGATTTTGGAGAAAGATTATTTAAGTATTTTGCTAGATTATTTGAGAAATATCACTTGCCAATATATCCAATAGTAATATTTTCCTTTGATAGCCCAAAAAAACAAGAGCCAAGCAACTATAAAGTAACTTTTCCTGATCTAGAAGTATTAAGTTTCAACTATCAAGTAATACAATTAAATAGATT
The sequence above is drawn from the Blastocatellia bacterium genome and encodes:
- the recA gene encoding recombinase RecA; the protein is MADFKTERSKVIEAAIAQIEKQFGKGAIMRLGDKKVSDVLAISSTCLSIDAAVGIGGFPRGRITEVYGPESSGKTTLALHVVAEAQRLGGNAAYIDAEHAMDSEYAEKLGVNTKELFISQPDSGEQALEITEQLCRSGAFDVIVIDSVAALVPRAELDGDMGDNLPGLQARLMSQAMRKLTAAVSRSNTCLIFINQIREKIGVMFGSPETTTGGRALKFYASVRIEIRRVGPIKDGENIVGNRTRVKVVKNKVAPPFKETEFDIMYGQGISRAGDILDLAVENKIVDKSGAWFSYKGERLGQGRDNVKNSLQQNPELCERINQEVRKALNIPIIDRLFPEEPQEDFKEVKKTTRPATNAN
- a CDS encoding serine/threonine protein kinase, with amino-acid sequence MKICPACKQEFEDNRIVCPKDGKELIFKKTASDLLIGLTLDNKYKIERRIGRGGMGSVYTAQHITINKQVAIKVLSRDMTEDPTCYERFKREAITSGRIKHPNAVPVTDFGQTETGIVYLVMEYVDGPTLRKILEREKRLSAERTVNLAKQICAGIAAAHRANIVHRDLKPDNVMIEIIDGQEVAKVLDFGIAKLRDTQQLTQITKTDSVLGTPHYMSPEQCSGGTVDHLSDIYSLGVMTYEMLAGHVPFQAASAPAIIVQHVTKDPQPLNKLYPNIPEPISHVVMRALEKQPSRRQQSASELASQLEAALAISGLSNSGKIASNEPAQWRVVFQGVLDNSESGRARLLDGLQRSFGISQTNAQELLKGRKLSVKRLLHNKKQLNMLKS
- a CDS encoding flavin reductase codes for the protein MSVTKEQFKQTMSNWASGITIITTCREEGLLAMTASSFTSLSIEPPFNTSSSK
- a CDS encoding flavin reductase family protein produces the protein MNHLLILVAVNKNSRTHKQILQQEAFGVMILALGQEEISNSGAGFYGEEGNFLVGVAYHKEITGAPILDQCLAWMDCSLYTTCDAGDHTIFIGKLEAVGSQSGEPLLWYGRGYYKISKID
- a CDS encoding formylglycine-generating enzyme family protein → MVFCNKSGYLKFISQMLISFCALLVISFSAYSQQGGRTYTGDSKIKTPPPTKPNNPTKPNNTTKPNNAKPKPTVDKPIEKFTAPANLKIPELVLIKSGGFMMGSKSSRADEQPMHNVELGEYEISKYEISNKEFEIFASATNYVTQPEQEKSPVCWRDYFTPDRENYPVVLVSWQDAMAYCKWLSAVTGKTYRLPTEAEWEYAARGGTTKAYSWGDEIDPEQANYDSNAERGLIAGVVLDFIEPVDSYSANGYGLHNVSGNVAEWCYDWFDADYYKNSPSKNPVGPEKGFYKAIRGGSWVSSADICRVSRRSNNSSTFTAPYLGFRIVKIN
- a CDS encoding SUMF1/EgtB/PvdO family nonheme iron enzyme — protein: MPATRFVMGRNTSKDPLGFEIPAHATAVKQEFFIDKTEVTNGQYAEFVTATGHESPPNWKAKLPSKDILNLPVTFVSWQDAVDYCQWRTYKDRPCRLPQEVEWELAARGSDSYIYPWGNEWRDKLANANKINDKLLTVGQNPANASPFGALDMVGNVWEWVYNDLELYELSKAPAQPGVKVIRGGAFDSDKEEATGSFRGFLIPNKREYDRTGFRCVCDVVRGQN
- the ftsY gene encoding signal recognition particle-docking protein FtsY, coding for MALFWKRTKKQEETAPVAETQQSPQTTQDQPAIDVNISSDSTPVTSATSPEQKGGFFQKLFKGQQADSAQPTTISEPAITELPQTPIVRVPEQEKKSFWQRFGWGQSEGETATSLATQPKVISEEIEKQTRFQRWKASLNRTSENLMGRLEDVIKGKKVIDAEVLDSLEEALIGADIGVQTTLEIIENARKKIDRKEINNFDELKRIVKDNLLEILKGTKTRGIKSEAEVNLDVRPYVMMIVGVNGVGKTTTIGKLTNRIKAEGNEVLICAADTFRAAASDQLAIWAERTGVPLIQQKKGTDPAAVLYDSLAAAKSRDADVLIVDTAGRLHNKSNLMAELEKMKRVAAREVPSAPHEVLLVVDAVTGQNGLEQARQFTKTVPVTGIVLTKLDGTAKGGIVVAIAKDLGIPIRYVGIGEGINDLVEFSPEDYVNSLFA
- a CDS encoding MBL fold metallo-hydrolase, translating into MKVELTILGSGTAVPTADRGAASYLVTVGEEKLMFDCGPGSSRKLAQAGHSLTSLNKVFVSHFHPDHICDLVAILFGSRIPGYSRSEILEIVGPIGIKNHHQKLIDTFGNWLISKDYELKLTELDAKESLVKVNFSNYQVTAQLVNHSYPALGYRIETPSGTITYSGDTDYCENIISLCEMADIAVLECSTPDEQKIQGHLTPSLAGKIAQQAKVKHLVLSHFYPMCETTDLIAQCQKFYTGQITLAKDLVKFTLPSL